From the genome of Leguminivora glycinivorella isolate SPB_JAAS2020 chromosome Z, LegGlyc_1.1, whole genome shotgun sequence, one region includes:
- the LOC125241064 gene encoding uncharacterized protein LOC125241064 isoform X2: MEIECTQKLECTQELYYSQTERLDPEQVGFLGIQGSTYAIKRGPNKIGRDPQTCGIYLNLNSISRQHAVINVLSLSDIMLMDLDSSNKTKVQGKTLQPYIPYPLKNGDMVQFGAIFGMFRLLQDDNDLPMTQAIDLPCTPAPVPKQMSRLGAPVLVPESPEVSDMDDSFIMPSQPKKSSEFKSPMNKFIKPSNKTVAIQPMGSKTIDNAYWASARKSDSFNFQLDDSGSSFNDSTASNKSNKIIEESNDNIHEMETQQPVQANDSTDSIYTANTQVAPPSIHCMETQPPVLDIHMQETQQAPDIHALDTQVVPDTIHNCDTQAPIPNKLPEVCKIDDQEDLKVDLISANKENVNSSDNIFNAETQAFVVEKQPVMVEQKSESINKSVEESSKNKDDSDEEIAFEELNTQSFHDCFESQPITGNISPPIERIEKIEVSLNKIRRESGSSTDCEDMDILPNQKLSTDIDMLPTQKIIVDSNAENINSDLGVMPTQKLVEDIEMLPTQKIVTNVDDDLTDCEDEDDIVKNEVKGANASGSPEIDFEDMATQIIGDDVLEAEINKTKDQTDGPSKGLSFEELPTQIITDDSKEENFEELPTQIITDEAEIEKPNEEVYSEEIISPFKVPFRTPLKSKKTPTKAPTPKVVVTNDDDDDDPNYYAATQDLFNDLCTQGEPSTDSIKPNSSNQKEKGDDELVPCSVEGYEMGDRFRHIESEVSPLKKSDSGGSDSKINISLNEKSISNVVLKTPQTLKIMNIDLPDSQEIKTSVTLKHNSITESSSDTETDEVSDQDSGITFGKKRKAKVNAKRDLSKKLEVLPSRVITRVRKPTLKVRESDEINRNSKSILKSIVIVDSDDNIDADIVSENISRLKNKTEKKKGKEKEDEQSKRLSDEPAKRPHSRNENKKKDKPIEELSDSKGRSSRSKTKKSEESKSKADDHKDTDDIKVRSTRSTRNKKDNGKGEKSKGEEQKESKSKEEKSKSRSESKSKSDSHSRSNSESRSNSKPRRNDSKNRSDSKTRSTRSKDKKDNPKNTSRNEKTPETEVRRSSRQKSKETAKHENSTVYLSSESSTESPKNLKRPAANELEVPSPKRTRSLPNSKECTASTSVQSTPVRAERHYVLFTAFSNDDVRSKLEKLGAVIVTDVMSCTVLVTLQIKRTFKLLCAVGLGRPIVGPEWVQACADTNTIVDPWQFLIKDSQAERRFQFSLERTLKSRRNFLEGYHVSATPSVLPTAQEMKLIVECSGGVWQASAPNWICVTSAADKALWPALRRRGATLVSTEFILGGVLRQRPDIDDTAFGAAKKAPEAAIQPAAAKKPAGDFVCPECGRRCLSRIGLASHARSHTKT; this comes from the exons TCAATATCCAGGCAACATGCCGTGATTAATGTCCTAAGCTTGAGTGACATCATGCTCATGGACTTGGATTCATCCAATAAAACTAAAGTCCAAGGT aaaacattGCAGCCATACATACCCTATCCGCTTAAAAATGGCGACATGGTTCAGTTTGGGGCTATATTCGGCATGTTTAGGCTGCTTCAAGATGACAATGACTTGCCGATGACACAGGCGATAGACCTGCCATGTACCCCAGCACCCGTACCTAAACAGATGTCTAGGTTAGGCGCTCCAGTGTTGGTGCCAGAATCTCCTGAAGTCAGTGATATG GATGACTCCTTTATAATGCCATCACAACCCAAAAAATCATCTGAGTTTAAGAGCCCCATGAACAAATTTATAAAACCGTCTAATAAAACTGTGGCTATCCAACCTATGGGCAGTAAAACTATAGACAATGCTTACTGGGCATCCGCCAGAAAATCAGACTCATTTAATTTCCAATTAGATGATTCTGGAAGCTCTTTCAATGACTCAACAGCttcaaacaaatcaaataaaattattgaagaGAGCAATGATAATATCCATGAAATGGAAACGCAACAACCTGTCCAAGCTAATGATAGTACAGACTCTATTTACACTGCGAACACGCAAGTAGCTCCGCCCTCCATACATTGTATGGAAACGCAGCCACCTGTCTTGGACATTCACATGCAAGAAACACAGCAAGCTCCTGACATTCACGCTCTAGACACGCAGGTTGTACCTGACACTATACACAATTGTGACACACAGGCTCCAATACCAAATAAATTACCTGAAGTATGCAAAATAGATGACCAAGAAGATTTAAAAGTCGATTTAATATCAGCAAATAAAGAAAACGTGAATAGTTCGGACAATATATTCAATGCAGAAACACAAGCTTTTGTTGTAGAAAAGCAACCAGTTATGGTTGAACAGAAATCTGAGAGTATTAACAAAAGTGTTGAAGAATCATCTAAAAATAAAGATGACTCTGATGAAGAAATCGCGTTTGAAGAATTGAATACACAATCATTTCATGACTGTTTTGAGTCCCAGCCGATTACTGGCAACATATCCCCACCGATAGAAAGGATAGAAAAGATTGAAGTAAGCTTGAATAAAATCAGACGCGAGTCCGGCAGTTCAACTGATTGTGAAGATATGGATATCTTGCCAAATCAGAAATTGTCAACTGATATAGACATGTTACCAACCCAAAAGATTATAGTTGACTCTAATGCTGAAAATATAAATAGTGACCTTGGTGTTATGCCAACTCAAAAACTTGTTGAGGATATAGAAATGCTGCCGACTCAAAAAATTGTTACCAATGTTGATGATGATCTCACAGATTGTGAAGATGAAGACGACATCGTGAAAAATGAAGTTAAAGGAGCAAATGCTAGCGGGAGCCCGGAAATAGATTTTGAAGATATGGCTACACAAATAATCGGGGATGACGTATTAGAAGCAGAGATAAATAAAACGAAAGACCAAACTGATGGTCCTAGTAAAGGACTCAGTTTTGAAGAGTTGCCCACGCAAATAATAACAGATGACTCAAAGGaagaaaattttgaagaacTGCCAACTCAAATTATTACTGACGAAGCAGAAATTGAAAAACCTAATGAGGAGGTTTATTCTGAAGAAATTATTAGTCCTTTTAAAGTTCCTTTCCGAACTCCTTTAAAATCTAAGAAAACTCCCACGAAAGCGCCAACTCCGAAAGTTGTTGTAACGAATGACGACGACGATGATGATCCTAACTATTACGCAGCCACGCAGGATTTATTTAATGATCTCTGCACCCAAGGAGAACCCTCAACGGACTCCATTAAACCAAATTCATCAAATCAGAAAGAAAAAGGTGATGATGAATTGGTGCCTTGTTCTGTAGAAGGGTATGAAATGGGCGATAGATTTAGGCACATTGAAAGTGAAGTTTCGCCACTCAAAAAATCTGACAGTGGAGGTAGTGATTCTAAAATTAATATATCTCTCAACGAAAAATCAATTTCAAATGTTGTACTTAAAACACCCCAAACTCTTAAAATAATGAATATTGATCTTCCGGATAGCCAGGAAATAAAAACTAGTGTAACTTTAAAGCATAATTCTATTACAGAGTCTTCCAGTGACACTGAAACGGACGAAGTTTCTGATCAAGACTCGGGAATCACCTTTGGGAAGAAGCGGAAAGCCAAAGTAAATGCTAAACGGGATCTTTCTAAAAAACTCGAAGTACTGCCTTCTAGAGTTATCACGCGAGTTCGTAAGCCTACACTTAAAGTTCGAGAATCTGACGAAATAAATAGAAACAGCAAAAGTATTCTAAAGAGTATTGTTATAGTTGATAGCGATGATAATATTGATGCAGATATTGTAAGTGAAAATATATCACGTTTAAAGAACAAAACTGAGAAAAAGAAAGGGAAAGAAAAGGAAGATGAGCAGTCTAAACGATTATCAGACGAGCCAGCAAAAAGGCCACATTCACGAAATGAAAATAAGAAAAAGGACAAACCAATTGAAGAGTTAAGTGACAGTAAAGGTAGAAGTAGTCGATCTAAAACGAAGAAATCTGAGGAAAGTAAATCGAAAGCTGACGATCATAAAGATACTGATGATATAAAGGTTAGGAGTACCCGAAGTACAAGAAATAAAAAAGATAATGGTAAAGGCGAGAAATCAAAGGGTGAAGAACAGAAGGAATCAAAAAGCAAAGAGGAAAAATCCAAATCAAGAAGTGAATCTAAATCTAAAAGTGATTCACACTCAAGAAGTAACTCTGAATCAAGAAGCAATTCAAAGCCCAGAAGAAATGATTCTAAAAACAGAAGCGATTCAAAAACCAGAAGTACAAGAAGCAAAGACAAAAAAGATAACCCAAAAAACACATCCAGAAACGAAAAAACCCCAGAAACCGAAGTAAGACGAAGCTCACGACAGAAATCTAAAGAAACTGCCAAACATGAAAACAGTACTGTCTATCTATCTTCAGAGTCTAGTACAGAATCGCCGAAGAATTTGAAAAGACCAGCGGCGAATGAGTTGGAAGTACCAAGTCCAAAAAGAACGAGGTCTTTGCCAAATTCTAAGGAATGTACGGCTAGTACATCAGTACAATCGACGCCGGTAAGGGCGGAGAGGCATTATGTTTTGTTCACGGCATTTTCTAATGACGATGTGAGGAGTAAGCTTGAAAAATTAG GAGCAGTAATAGTAACAGACGTAATGTCGTGCACGGTCCTAGTGACGCTTCAGATAAAGAGAACATTCAAGTTGCTGTGCGCGGTCGGTCTTGGGAGGCCTATCGTCGGCCCTGAGTGGGTTCAAGCCTGTGCCGACACTAACACCATCGTTG ACCCATGGCAGTTCCTAATAAAGGACTCGCAAGCGGAGAGGAGGTTCCAGTTCAGTCTAGAAAGGACTCTAAAGAGCAGAAGGAACTTCCTTGAAGGATACCATGTATCTGCCACGCCGAGCGTTTTACCAACGGCGCAAGAGATGAAAC TGATAGTGGAATGTTCCGGCGGCGTGTGGCAGGCCTCGGCGCCGAACTGGATCTGCGTGACGTCGGCGGCCGACAAGGCGCTGTGGCCGGCGCTGCGCCGCCGCGGAGCGACCCTGGTGTCCACGGAGTTCATCCTCGGCGGCGTGCTGAGGCAGCGGCCCGATATAGACGACACGGCTTTTGG
- the LOC125241064 gene encoding uncharacterized protein LOC125241064 isoform X1 — protein sequence MEIECTQKLECTQELYYSQTERLDPEQVGFLGIQGSTYAIKRGPNKIGRDPQTCGIYLNLNSISRQHAVINVLSLSDIMLMDLDSSNKTKVQGKTLQPYIPYPLKNGDMVQFGAIFGMFRLLQDDNDLPMTQAIDLPCTPAPVPKQMSRLGAPVLVPESPEVSDMDDSFIMPSQPKKSSEFKSPMNKFIKPSNKTVAIQPMGSKTIDNAYWASARKSDSFNFQLDDSGSSFNDSTASNKSNKIIEESNDNIHEMETQQPVQANDSTDSIYTANTQVAPPSIHCMETQPPVLDIHMQETQQAPDIHALDTQVVPDTIHNCDTQAPIPNKLPEVCKIDDQEDLKVDLISANKENVNSSDNIFNAETQAFVVEKQPVMVEQKSESINKSVEESSKNKDDSDEEIAFEELNTQSFHDCFESQPITGNISPPIERIEKIEVSLNKIRRESGSSTDCEDMDILPNQKLSTDIDMLPTQKIIVDSNAENINSDLGVMPTQKLVEDIEMLPTQKIVTNVDDDLTDCEDEDDIVKNEVKGANASGSPEIDFEDMATQIIGDDVLEAEINKTKDQTDGPSKGLSFEELPTQIITDDSKEENFEELPTQIITDEAEIEKPNEEVYSEEIISPFKVPFRTPLKSKKTPTKAPTPKVVVTNDDDDDDPNYYAATQDLFNDLCTQGEPSTDSIKPNSSNQKEKGDDELVPCSVEGYEMGDRFRHIESEVSPLKKSDSGGSDSKINISLNEKSISNVVLKTPQTLKIMNIDLPDSQEIKTSVTLKHNSITESSSDTETDEVSDQDSGITFGKKRKAKVNAKRDLSKKLEVLPSRVITRVRKPTLKVRESDEINRNSKSILKSIVIVDSDDNIDADIVSENISRLKNKTEKKKGKEKEDEQSKRLSDEPAKRPHSRNENKKKDKPIEELSDSKGRSSRSKTKKSEESKSKADDHKDTDDIKVRSTRSTRNKKDNGKGEKSKGEEQKESKSKEEKSKSRSESKSKSDSHSRSNSESRSNSKPRRNDSKNRSDSKTRSTRSKDKKDNPKNTSRNEKTPETEVRRSSRQKSKETAKHENSTVYLSSESSTESPKNLKRPAANELEVPSPKRTRSLPNSKECTASTSVQSTPVRAERHYVLFTAFSNDDVRSKLEKLGAVIVTDVMSCTVLVTLQIKRTFKLLCAVGLGRPIVGPEWVQACADTNTIVDPWQFLIKDSQAERRFQFSLERTLKSRRNFLEGYHVSATPSVLPTAQEMKLIVECSGGVWQASAPNWICVTSAADKALWPALRRRGATLVSTEFILGGVLRQRPDIDDTAFGNPPSAAKKAPEAAIQPAAAKKPAGDFVCPECGRRCLSRIGLASHARSHTKT from the exons TCAATATCCAGGCAACATGCCGTGATTAATGTCCTAAGCTTGAGTGACATCATGCTCATGGACTTGGATTCATCCAATAAAACTAAAGTCCAAGGT aaaacattGCAGCCATACATACCCTATCCGCTTAAAAATGGCGACATGGTTCAGTTTGGGGCTATATTCGGCATGTTTAGGCTGCTTCAAGATGACAATGACTTGCCGATGACACAGGCGATAGACCTGCCATGTACCCCAGCACCCGTACCTAAACAGATGTCTAGGTTAGGCGCTCCAGTGTTGGTGCCAGAATCTCCTGAAGTCAGTGATATG GATGACTCCTTTATAATGCCATCACAACCCAAAAAATCATCTGAGTTTAAGAGCCCCATGAACAAATTTATAAAACCGTCTAATAAAACTGTGGCTATCCAACCTATGGGCAGTAAAACTATAGACAATGCTTACTGGGCATCCGCCAGAAAATCAGACTCATTTAATTTCCAATTAGATGATTCTGGAAGCTCTTTCAATGACTCAACAGCttcaaacaaatcaaataaaattattgaagaGAGCAATGATAATATCCATGAAATGGAAACGCAACAACCTGTCCAAGCTAATGATAGTACAGACTCTATTTACACTGCGAACACGCAAGTAGCTCCGCCCTCCATACATTGTATGGAAACGCAGCCACCTGTCTTGGACATTCACATGCAAGAAACACAGCAAGCTCCTGACATTCACGCTCTAGACACGCAGGTTGTACCTGACACTATACACAATTGTGACACACAGGCTCCAATACCAAATAAATTACCTGAAGTATGCAAAATAGATGACCAAGAAGATTTAAAAGTCGATTTAATATCAGCAAATAAAGAAAACGTGAATAGTTCGGACAATATATTCAATGCAGAAACACAAGCTTTTGTTGTAGAAAAGCAACCAGTTATGGTTGAACAGAAATCTGAGAGTATTAACAAAAGTGTTGAAGAATCATCTAAAAATAAAGATGACTCTGATGAAGAAATCGCGTTTGAAGAATTGAATACACAATCATTTCATGACTGTTTTGAGTCCCAGCCGATTACTGGCAACATATCCCCACCGATAGAAAGGATAGAAAAGATTGAAGTAAGCTTGAATAAAATCAGACGCGAGTCCGGCAGTTCAACTGATTGTGAAGATATGGATATCTTGCCAAATCAGAAATTGTCAACTGATATAGACATGTTACCAACCCAAAAGATTATAGTTGACTCTAATGCTGAAAATATAAATAGTGACCTTGGTGTTATGCCAACTCAAAAACTTGTTGAGGATATAGAAATGCTGCCGACTCAAAAAATTGTTACCAATGTTGATGATGATCTCACAGATTGTGAAGATGAAGACGACATCGTGAAAAATGAAGTTAAAGGAGCAAATGCTAGCGGGAGCCCGGAAATAGATTTTGAAGATATGGCTACACAAATAATCGGGGATGACGTATTAGAAGCAGAGATAAATAAAACGAAAGACCAAACTGATGGTCCTAGTAAAGGACTCAGTTTTGAAGAGTTGCCCACGCAAATAATAACAGATGACTCAAAGGaagaaaattttgaagaacTGCCAACTCAAATTATTACTGACGAAGCAGAAATTGAAAAACCTAATGAGGAGGTTTATTCTGAAGAAATTATTAGTCCTTTTAAAGTTCCTTTCCGAACTCCTTTAAAATCTAAGAAAACTCCCACGAAAGCGCCAACTCCGAAAGTTGTTGTAACGAATGACGACGACGATGATGATCCTAACTATTACGCAGCCACGCAGGATTTATTTAATGATCTCTGCACCCAAGGAGAACCCTCAACGGACTCCATTAAACCAAATTCATCAAATCAGAAAGAAAAAGGTGATGATGAATTGGTGCCTTGTTCTGTAGAAGGGTATGAAATGGGCGATAGATTTAGGCACATTGAAAGTGAAGTTTCGCCACTCAAAAAATCTGACAGTGGAGGTAGTGATTCTAAAATTAATATATCTCTCAACGAAAAATCAATTTCAAATGTTGTACTTAAAACACCCCAAACTCTTAAAATAATGAATATTGATCTTCCGGATAGCCAGGAAATAAAAACTAGTGTAACTTTAAAGCATAATTCTATTACAGAGTCTTCCAGTGACACTGAAACGGACGAAGTTTCTGATCAAGACTCGGGAATCACCTTTGGGAAGAAGCGGAAAGCCAAAGTAAATGCTAAACGGGATCTTTCTAAAAAACTCGAAGTACTGCCTTCTAGAGTTATCACGCGAGTTCGTAAGCCTACACTTAAAGTTCGAGAATCTGACGAAATAAATAGAAACAGCAAAAGTATTCTAAAGAGTATTGTTATAGTTGATAGCGATGATAATATTGATGCAGATATTGTAAGTGAAAATATATCACGTTTAAAGAACAAAACTGAGAAAAAGAAAGGGAAAGAAAAGGAAGATGAGCAGTCTAAACGATTATCAGACGAGCCAGCAAAAAGGCCACATTCACGAAATGAAAATAAGAAAAAGGACAAACCAATTGAAGAGTTAAGTGACAGTAAAGGTAGAAGTAGTCGATCTAAAACGAAGAAATCTGAGGAAAGTAAATCGAAAGCTGACGATCATAAAGATACTGATGATATAAAGGTTAGGAGTACCCGAAGTACAAGAAATAAAAAAGATAATGGTAAAGGCGAGAAATCAAAGGGTGAAGAACAGAAGGAATCAAAAAGCAAAGAGGAAAAATCCAAATCAAGAAGTGAATCTAAATCTAAAAGTGATTCACACTCAAGAAGTAACTCTGAATCAAGAAGCAATTCAAAGCCCAGAAGAAATGATTCTAAAAACAGAAGCGATTCAAAAACCAGAAGTACAAGAAGCAAAGACAAAAAAGATAACCCAAAAAACACATCCAGAAACGAAAAAACCCCAGAAACCGAAGTAAGACGAAGCTCACGACAGAAATCTAAAGAAACTGCCAAACATGAAAACAGTACTGTCTATCTATCTTCAGAGTCTAGTACAGAATCGCCGAAGAATTTGAAAAGACCAGCGGCGAATGAGTTGGAAGTACCAAGTCCAAAAAGAACGAGGTCTTTGCCAAATTCTAAGGAATGTACGGCTAGTACATCAGTACAATCGACGCCGGTAAGGGCGGAGAGGCATTATGTTTTGTTCACGGCATTTTCTAATGACGATGTGAGGAGTAAGCTTGAAAAATTAG GAGCAGTAATAGTAACAGACGTAATGTCGTGCACGGTCCTAGTGACGCTTCAGATAAAGAGAACATTCAAGTTGCTGTGCGCGGTCGGTCTTGGGAGGCCTATCGTCGGCCCTGAGTGGGTTCAAGCCTGTGCCGACACTAACACCATCGTTG ACCCATGGCAGTTCCTAATAAAGGACTCGCAAGCGGAGAGGAGGTTCCAGTTCAGTCTAGAAAGGACTCTAAAGAGCAGAAGGAACTTCCTTGAAGGATACCATGTATCTGCCACGCCGAGCGTTTTACCAACGGCGCAAGAGATGAAAC TGATAGTGGAATGTTCCGGCGGCGTGTGGCAGGCCTCGGCGCCGAACTGGATCTGCGTGACGTCGGCGGCCGACAAGGCGCTGTGGCCGGCGCTGCGCCGCCGCGGAGCGACCCTGGTGTCCACGGAGTTCATCCTCGGCGGCGTGCTGAGGCAGCGGCCCGATATAGACGACACGGCTTTTGG